DNA from Massilia antarctica:
CTGGCGCACCTTTATCAGTGCGACCGGCGGCGTCAGCCTGGCGCACCTGCCGCTGCACCTGGCCACGTTTGTCTTGCTGGTCCTGCTGTTCAACGCTTGCCTGAACATCATCAATTTCCGCTTCATCGTCAAACCCGTCCTGGTGGTCCTGTTCATGGCGACCTCGGCCACGTACTACTTCATGAACCAGTACGGCACCGCCATCGACAAGTCGATGATCCAGAACCTGCTCGAAACCGATATCCGCGAAGCGGCCGAACTGCTCAACTGGAAACTGTTGTTGACCATTACCTTGCTCGGCATCGTCCCATCCTTGCTCGTGTGCCGCGCAAAAATCGCCTTTTATGCGGGCAAGCGCGGCCTGGTGCTGCAGGTGGCCAACATCAGCGGCTCCTTGCTGGTGGCCGCGCTCTTGCTGTTCTTGTTCTTCAAGAGCCTGGCGCCGGCCCTGCGCGAGCATCGCGAACTGCGCTTTCTGCTGGCGCCGACGAATTACATCCAGGCCATCAACGGCTATATCAAACAGCAGCGCGCCCAGGCGCTGGTGATCGCGCCGCTGGGCATGGACGCGACCAAACGCATGGCGGGCGGCGGCAACCGCCAGCGCTCGGTCACCCTCATCGTCGTCGGCGAGACCGCGCGCGCCGCCAATTTTTCGCTGAACGGCTACGCCCGCGTCACCAATCCCGAACTGGCGACCCAGCCCGACCTGCTCAATTTCAGCGATGTGGAATCGTGCGGCACGGCCACGGCGGTCTCGGTACCCTGCGTGTTTTCCGCCCTGGGACGCGAAAATTATTCCGACGACAAGGCGCACTCGCAGCAGGGCTTGCTCGATGTGCTCTCGCACGCTGGCTTCAAGGTACTCTGGCGCGACAATAATTCCGGCTGCAAGGGCACTTGCGACCGGGTCGAGTTTGAAGACCTGTCCAAGCCTGAACCGGGCAACCGCTGGTGCGTCGACGATGAATGCTTCGACGAACGCCTGCTCGACGGCTTGCCCGAGCTGATCCGCAACGCGCGCCAGGACATGGTGATCGTGCTGCACCAGAAGGGCAGCCACGGCCCGGCCTACTGGAAACGCGCGCCGGCCGCGTTCCAGCGCTTCGGCCCCGTGTGCCAGACCAACCAGCTCGAATCGTGCTCGCGCGAATCGATCGTGGCCGCCTACGATAACTCGATCCTGTACACCGACCATTTCCTCAACCAAGCCATCGAATTGCTCAAGGCCAGCGCTGAAAAGGAAACGATCAACACCGCCATGCTCTATTTTTCCGACCATGGCGAGTCGCTCGGCGAACACAATATGTACCTGCACGGCGCGCCGTATGTGATTTCCCCGGCCGAGCAGCGCGAAGTGCCCTTGATGCTGTGGCTGTCGGAAGGGTTCCGCTCGCGCTTTCACATCGACCAGCGCTGCCTGGCGGCGCGCACCGGCCATGCGTTCTCGCACGATAATGTATTCCATTCGGTACTGGGCATGCACAGCATCAGCACGGCTGTCTACAACCCCGGCCTCGATATTTTCAGTCCCTGCACGCATGAGTCATAAACGGCTCGGCTGGACCTTGTCCCTTGCGCTGGCCGCCAGCGCGCTGGCGATCGCGTCGATCAACGCCTTCACCGATCTCGACCTGATCCTGGCGCGCGCCATGTTCGACCCGGCCAGCGCCACCTTCCCGTGGCGCCATGCGTGGCTGGCCGAAACGTTCAGCCACGCCTGGGCCAGGATAGCGCTGACGACCCTGGCCTGCGCCGTGGTGCTCACGGCCTTGTTCGACCTGCTGCGGCCGCGCCTGGCCTGGTCCGATCCGTTCCGCCTGCGCCTGCGCGTCGTCGCGCTGGCGGCCGCGCTGGTGCCAGCGTGGATCAGCACGCTCAAGTACCTCAGCGCCTCGCATTGTCCCTGGGACCTGGACCTGTTCGGCGGTGATGAAACCTATGTGCGCCTGTTCCAGGCAGTGTCGCCCTACGCCTCGATGGGCCACTGCATGCCGGCCGGCCATGCCTCGAGCGCGCTGTGGCTGGTGTCGCTGGCGGTGTTCTGGCTGCCGCGCCAGCCGCGCACGGCCCTGCGCGTGGGCGCCGCCATGCTCGGCCTGGGCTTTGCCCTGGGCTGGATGCAGCAATTGCGCGGCGCCCACTTTCTCACCCACACCCTGTGGTCGATGTGGTGGGCGTGCCTGATCGTCAGCATCTTGTACGTGTGGCTGATCGAGCGGCGGCGCGCGGTCGCCGGCAGCGTGAATATTCAACTTTCTTGAGTCCGGCGGGCGCAAAATTGGTGGCGCGGGACGCGCGCCAGCTGTATTACAAGGCGCCCTGAAGGGCCAGCCAGGCGCGCAGGTCCGCCAGCGGACGGGTGTCCGTTTCGTTGAAAATTTCGTGATAGAGATCGTCGTACACATGCAGCTGCGCCAGGCCGGGCGGCAGCTGCGCGGCGAAACGGCGCACCCCGTCCGGGTCGACCAGATGGTCGTCGCCGGCGGCCAGCAGCAGCGCCGGCACGCTCAGCTGGCCGGCGTTGGCCTGGCAATAGGCAATTGAGCGCAGCATCGAGCGCATCAGGCGCGCGCTGATCTTGCCGTGCACCAACGGATCGGATCGATACGCCGCCACCACCTTGGGATCGTGCGACAGCCAGCGCGGCGACAGGCCGTTCGGCACCGCCAGCGAGGGCGCGAGCGCGTGCAGGGTATCGAGCAGCAGCATTTGCAGGCGCGACAGGCGTAGCCCCAGCGCGGGCGAGGACAGGATCAGCCCGCGCAAGGGCGACACCTTGGATAAGGCAAAGCGCGCCGCGAACAGGCCGCCCATGCTGTGGCCGAATAAAAAGGGAGGCAGGCGAAAGCGCGCGGCGAAATCGTCGATGACGATCTCGGCATCCTGCAGCAGCGGATCGCCGTTGATGACGTCGCCGCGTTTTCCTTGCGAGCGGCCATGGCCGCGGTGGTCGTAGCAGCGCACCGACAAGCCGCATTCGTTGAAGAAGGCGGCCAGGTGGCGATAGCGTCCGCTATGTTCGCCCAGGCCATGCATGAGCACCACGCTGCCGCGCAGCGGCGAGGCCGGCAGCAGGTAATCGCTCACGAACAAGCTTGTGCCGTCGGCAGCGACAAGCTGGTGGCCGTGCTGCGCCACCAGCGCCGGCATTACACGCCCCAGACGACGTCGTGGCCGCCGGCCTTGGCTGCGCGCAGCATTTCCAGCAGGGGATAGGCGCGCGTCGAGAAACTGACCACTTCGATTTCCTCGTGGTCGGTATCGTCGCCATGCTCGTTGTGATGCGCATGGACATCGCGCTCGACATCTTCGGACACCGAATGCTGGCGGCTCTCGTCGATTTCTTTTTCGAGAACCTGCAAGGCATGCGGCGCTTCCGCTGCCGTGATCACGCCCCGGTCCACATCTTTGTGGAGGAGGTCGAGGATGCGTTTTGCGTGTTCCTTGTACATCAAAACTTCTGATGCTGCTTTGGAGGTGAAGGTAATTAACATAGGAACTTTCTAATTATACGTACGTAGTGAAACGATAACACGAACCGGGGCTTTCGGTCGTGCCGGCGTGCGTCGTGTGCGCCATGTCAATCAGTTTTCTTGCGTAAAAAACGCGCCGTCGCCGCGAACGCGAGCAGTAGCGACACGTTCAGGACGGCGGCGATCACCAGCGCGCTCTTCCAGCCGACCTGCGTCAGGCCGAGCAGCAAGATAAAGCTCAGAGCGGCCCAGCCGGCGCCAGTGAGGAGCTCGAACACGATCGATGCCAGGTTGCCCTTGGCGCGCGTCTTGAAGTCGCCACGCGATCCCGGCCGGCCGCACCATGCCACCACCAGCGCGCCGTTGAGCGCGCACAGGGTGCAGGTCAGCAGCATGACCGCCGCCGCCGCCGGTTGGCGCAGGGCCAGCCAGCACAGCGGCAGCAAGGCCAGCGCGATCGGCGGAATCACCACCGCGGCCAGCTTGGCGCGCCGGATGGTGCCCTGGCTGCAGGGCGCGCCGCGCAGCATGTCGGGCGCATCTTCCGCCGAGATCACGATCCAGCCCAAGGAGGCGCTCAAGGCGCCGCACAAGAACGTCAGCGCCGCGGCCAAGGCCGGCAGCGATACGGCGCGCCCGAGCAGCATCGGCGCCAGCAAGGGCAGCATGTACATCAACTGCAGGCCGACTTGCGCGATCAGTTGCGGGTCGCGCCAGATCAGGCGCCACTCCTTGACCATGATGGTGCGCGCCAGGCCGCGTCCGAAGCGAAAACGCGGTCCGCCCGGCGGCGCCCTGGCCACGCGCGCCGCACCGGCCGCCTGCTGCACGCCGTGCACGAAAAAGCCGTGCGTCAGGCGCGCCGTCAACCAGAACACGGCGCCGCCCGCGCCGAGCATCAGCAGCGCCGGCAGCGGCATGCCCAGCGCGGCCTTGGCCGGCAGCCAGGCGATGCTGTCCGGGCCCAGCGCCGCGCCCTGCTCGAACTGCGGCAGCAGGCGTTTGACGAAGCGCTGCAAGGCCGGCCCGAGCGCGCTGTTAAACGCCTGCGCCAGCAAAAATACGGCGGCGCCCGAGAGCGCGCCGAGCAGCTGCGCCGTCACGCGTGTGCGGCGCACGCCAAGCCAGCGCACCAGGGCCAGGGTGAGCAGCATCGAGAGCGACGACGACACCAGCGCCATGCCGGCGATGGCCGGATAGATGCCCAGCCAGCGCCACTGCCCCAGCAGCACGCCGGCATGCGCGAACGGGGTGAGGAAAAACAGGTACAGCGCCGCGC
Protein-coding regions in this window:
- a CDS encoding alpha/beta hydrolase, with the translated sequence MPALVAQHGHQLVAADGTSLFVSDYLLPASPLRGSVVLMHGLGEHSGRYRHLAAFFNECGLSVRCYDHRGHGRSQGKRGDVINGDPLLQDAEIVIDDFAARFRLPPFLFGHSMGGLFAARFALSKVSPLRGLILSSPALGLRLSRLQMLLLDTLHALAPSLAVPNGLSPRWLSHDPKVVAAYRSDPLVHGKISARLMRSMLRSIAYCQANAGQLSVPALLLAAGDDHLVDPDGVRRFAAQLPPGLAQLHVYDDLYHEIFNETDTRPLADLRAWLALQGAL
- a CDS encoding phosphoethanolamine transferase, with the translated sequence MNLNIAPRITAPLLILGTSIFLVLAYNASFWRTFISATGGVSLAHLPLHLATFVLLVLLFNACLNIINFRFIVKPVLVVLFMATSATYYFMNQYGTAIDKSMIQNLLETDIREAAELLNWKLLLTITLLGIVPSLLVCRAKIAFYAGKRGLVLQVANISGSLLVAALLLFLFFKSLAPALREHRELRFLLAPTNYIQAINGYIKQQRAQALVIAPLGMDATKRMAGGGNRQRSVTLIVVGETARAANFSLNGYARVTNPELATQPDLLNFSDVESCGTATAVSVPCVFSALGRENYSDDKAHSQQGLLDVLSHAGFKVLWRDNNSGCKGTCDRVEFEDLSKPEPGNRWCVDDECFDERLLDGLPELIRNARQDMVIVLHQKGSHGPAYWKRAPAAFQRFGPVCQTNQLESCSRESIVAAYDNSILYTDHFLNQAIELLKASAEKETINTAMLYFSDHGESLGEHNMYLHGAPYVISPAEQREVPLMLWLSEGFRSRFHIDQRCLAARTGHAFSHDNVFHSVLGMHSISTAVYNPGLDIFSPCTHES
- a CDS encoding phosphatase PAP2 family protein, with the translated sequence MSHKRLGWTLSLALAASALAIASINAFTDLDLILARAMFDPASATFPWRHAWLAETFSHAWARIALTTLACAVVLTALFDLLRPRLAWSDPFRLRLRVVALAAALVPAWISTLKYLSASHCPWDLDLFGGDETYVRLFQAVSPYASMGHCMPAGHASSALWLVSLAVFWLPRQPRTALRVGAAMLGLGFALGWMQQLRGAHFLTHTLWSMWWACLIVSILYVWLIERRRAVAGSVNIQLS
- a CDS encoding DUF1840 domain-containing protein; this encodes MLITFTSKAASEVLMYKEHAKRILDLLHKDVDRGVITAAEAPHALQVLEKEIDESRQHSVSEDVERDVHAHHNEHGDDTDHEEIEVVSFSTRAYPLLEMLRAAKAGGHDVVWGV